The Gadus macrocephalus chromosome 3, ASM3116895v1 DNA segment atctgtggaacgggcagggctcgaaaaactccagccaatcatttggattgccacctcgttgcattggacagtaagtacgtcaatcaaacggtcgtactgcactccccctcccccgcgccccgcgcgcgaccccttcgtgcagtactcgtgacccagagctcgtgacccagagcaagctcctgtttgttgttatcctgcggtagctactggaactagttaatccacatttggacctagcagtagaagacaatttccatggcagacaagacgccaccatccccaccaccaccagcaaagagaaggagaactatttttcagagagtaattgataataaaaacgctgaaagagaaaaactgaaatcaagaataatcctaggcgctgctttcgaacgttggcggcaactgaaggacgagaagggtctaaaaaccgatgcttgtgtggcggttgacatagtttcaaagtttataccgtttatactcggtaataccgcggtgttgagacgagtgtattactcgttgtgaaaatgtccacaccgcagcaaccctagtgaaaaccaggacttccaatacaattatatgaaacaaacatacattttctaaaaatagtaatgatttatgtgaccgtttaatgtttataacatctggtgcaaccatagccgcgagaacgtattctcagcagggggtgctggaaaaaaaaactcagcctgcactagactcgcaactcgtaacattgataaaaaagatatatagcagcgcagctcaattacaccactgcatgcgcgcacagttgaaaatcgatcgttgtgttcactttcttcacaccatggttcacatccagctgctcacagaacaagtttagcgcaccaccgctaccctcacactttttcatataaccttttttcagcactaggtcatatgagcattaaataaatgctgcgtctcaaaatgccttggacagcagcgaggatgactcgctttgccacgggccgaaacagttcggagcgaccacagccagagcgaacacagcggggcagaggagtgtcaggaatagtctttggtgtacacatcagtacggcctatttgcactactgtttagtggcaatcaTGGGCGAGACTAGCACCTTTTTAGGGGTGCTGAAGCACCCCTAATAGGGGGCTCAGCACCCCTAAAACTTGGACTAAGGAATGTTGTTATTCTAAAAAATGTGTTCGTCTTTGACAATGTCCAAAACATACTCTGTAGattgttgtttaaaatgtatatgttAAGGACGAAAATGAAAACAGGCCGGCTTAGCAAATGGTATTGTAGCTACCCTGGGACATTTAAAGAGTCTGTGTATTATGTGTTGCTTTGTATTTAGTGGGTGGGGGCTTGCGTTGAAGGGACCGGGTTGGGGGTCGGGCGTTGCCCGGGTAACCGGTTGTTGTTGGAGTGGATttttgccgttggttacgggttttcAGTAACCAGGTTTGTGACATTAAAGTTCCTATAGGTACTTGTATGACTGGACATTGTTATGTCGCTGGCGAGGTCGCTACAGTACCCTCCTCTTCTCACACGCTCCTTCTCCTCTGTACCTGCACCGCTCCGCAGCCCGACCAGTGTCCAGCACGACTCGCGCAGAGTGAGATCCGTTTAGTTGTAATGTTGCGAATCAACTAAGTAACTTGCTCCAAAGCTGTGCCTCACACTTCTTTCCTTTACCTAGAGTTGTTTCGATTCCGATACCATATCGGTGAGTGCTGGAGTCCAGGCACCGTTTACCAGTTAGCTCGGTAGCCCGGTTAGCTCCATTAGCACCGCTACGGTCGAACTGGAGCGATCCGTTTATTCAGCAAAAACAGCAGAGCCACAAATACCTGTGTAGTGCGtacgtgtgtctctgttgttaaAGTTTATCGTTACTTTGAGACTCATTTTAACAATCGGGAGTCATGTCAACATGACGTCAGGCGCGTCTTTTCTGGTCCGTCGTCATGGAAACATGACGCCATGCCAGTGGTGCGCCGTTTGGACCAGAGTGAAAACAAACGTGTGTACGAGCTGAGTTGGGTttacctcctttttttttttttttttgctcttgatgtgaagcttgttttattattaattattgatgatttatattggtttataaaagttcagacaggtgtgcaaccaAGCAGATTAGAGATTcccatttgtaaataatttacagaAGATGACTTGCATTTTGTTGCCCAAGTACCTGTTACTTAGTTCTATGACAATAAAGTGTAATCTAATCAAatcgaatgactgttgatacaaaaggaggcacatgaagctaacggtcaggaaaaccagctgagtgaagaaggttttgtgtttgttacaGGGGGCTGTCTGTGTGAACTGTCACAATAAAGCTGGTGTTCTGGAAAGGGCTCCAAAAATTTTTTGGAGTTAGTTGAACCAATGTTAAAATGCTAAAGTTATTTTTCAATAGacatcatttttgtttttgtgtggaaAAAAAGGGTGGGTGGTGGCAGTGGGGCTCATTGGGTGCTCAGCACCCCTAAAGCTCTGACCCTAGTATCGCCCCTGAGGgacatcatatgacgagtgttgccgatggcacttcaaaagcgtgcagtaacattaggctattagtttatttcttactcacaatttgtttagttaaaaaaaaaattgtggatgtggtcatacgccagtagtTCCTGCCACACCGAAATGAAGGGGCACCGCACGCTGATTCTAACACGTTATgtctttttcactgatccaagcactccaatacaaaaatgtaaagtaacttgtaatttgagtaactttaaaacaaagtacttttttactcttactcaagtaggttttgatattggaatatttacttttactaaagtagattttgaaggaggtaattttacttttacttgagtatagattttcagtactctacccaccactgcACGCGGGTAGGGCACATAGTACCACTCTGGGTCGGAAAGTGTGTCTGATTTCTGCCCTTCCCTGTCATTTAAGGAGAACGCGACAAAGAAGAGCAGCAGTGCTAAAACGCACAACGCAATGTGTCTCCCTTGCAACTTCATTATGTTCCCCGTTGGACCTGAAAGAAACAGGAGCAATATTTGTGTCCTGGACTTTTTTgtcaacaaaaacatacatgcatCTGCTCAAAGCAACTCTAATCAATAACTAACATCTAGGACATTAGGCCAAGAACATAATCTTTTTCTGAACCATTTTTCACAACGCACTGCAGGATGTGTCAGCTGATTGATCCTTTATTACTTCCTTGTGCATTGTCGTGAATGCAATGTTAGTAAGGTCACTCCCTATGTGACTCCCAGCCCACTTCCCCGTACACCTTACCACAGATAGCTATCAATTTCTTCTCTCCATCTGCGAATTTCTTCCTCTACACGTCCTTCGTGTTTCCTCTTTAGTAATAAACCTTTAGCAAACACTGTTGCCCCTGTAGTCGACATCCTGGTGTCTACATCGCTTGGAAAAAACAGTTGACCTCATTTGCATCTATTTAAAAGAGCATCGTACGTGAGCCGGGTCAAATTTCACAGATTTCTTTAAAGCTCTCTTAAAATAATGTGTTAACTGCAACAATATAGTATATTATGGAAGTGTTTATTGGACTTTATTATGCGTAACCCACAGAACGTAATTAGTTTTGTAGAATGTGTACCGCAGCTGATCTGTAAAATCTAGCTGCCTACATGGCTTGTAATGACTAACCACACTCACGGATTGCATCATCTCCTTTGCTTTCGTAAAGGATGGTTCAGTGTAAATTATGGTTAAGATGATGAGAAAGAAAGCGTTGAAGCCCCTTTCCTTAGCATGAAGAGAATTTCAACAGCTCTAATCATTAAGTAAAACACTAGTCTACAAAGACGCAGGAGTTACTCTTAAAAGTTAATAAGTTAGGAACACCAGTCAGCCATATCCATCAAGTTATCTGTATTGGCCTGTATTGGAGGGTGGCTCATTCAAATTATTATTGGTATTATGTGTAAGCTACATGTTCCAATTTTCAATTTGAAACTTTCACTAAATTACATCTTGCCTATTAAATTGAAAAGAATCTGTCCCAAGACATCTATCTTTTAAGATATTGAATCAATAAATACCCTAGGTCAAATCCACACAGTCATAATAGTTCTTATCAAGTCAAAACCTTCTGACATTTTACGCTTGTTAAAGCAAGACAAGACGTTTTTTCATAATGTCAAACACATTTGCTTGATAGCCTTAACCACAAATACGTACTGTTCTTTAAACAACTTAATAAACACTGGGCAACAAATCTTTTTCCTTTCTTCACTTGTAAATAAAGTCATTCTGGGGAAATGAGTCAAGtcaagtaaataataataagtaattattaataataagtcGATTGTATTTTTAAGCTTTTAATCATGGTTAGTCTCAAGGGGCTTTTCAGGGAATATGTGTATGACATTCTGTAACTGAAGCACCCCAAAGGACAAGAAAAAAACTCCTTCCACTGATGGCATAGGCCTCAATGGATACCATTATTGACATACAAAGTAGTAGGTATAATATTACAAGAAAACCTTTGAAGTCCactacaaatatatatttcaagGTTTTCCAGTCCCACCCACTGGGGAGTCTGGCCCAAACACATAGTTCAATAATGGAAAGATGAGTTATTAATTCATAATTGACATAGCAGTGTGCTTACAACACAAACTCAAAGTTTGGCTCAGGATAAAGTTTTACTAAAAAATATTACGTCCTACATAATTTCCTAATCTCCTTTCCTCACCTTGATGAAAAACGTCATGAGGTCAAGGAAAGGACTTATAAAAGAAACCTATAATGCTAAGAGAATCCGTCTGCACTTACACTAGGCTACATCATTATGCGAGGGTTGGTGATATGGATGTGGGcagggacgctggaagtgggggggctgggggggctgcagccccccctggtggcgagaggctgaatgtgaaatgcaaaagccccgtggaaataaatacataaatatatcagactattattatactattgtcattttattgacataactcaaacaatatatttgactataaatgtcacaagcagtataaaaaaaattaaactctCACCGAAGTCAGTATAGGCTCACGATACAAACCCCACCGGTCATCGGAACGTTTCTCAGCCCCCCCAACTGTGAATTACTTCCAGCGTCCCTGGATGTGGGCCTGCCACGTCCATTAGAACTACAATGTTCCGACAACGTAACCCATTCCGAAGATGGACTACTGCACCACACTTGAAGGTGTGTTTTAACTGTAGATGCTCTTAATTCGATGACCCAACAATACTCACACTTGTATGgcctatttatttgtttaagaCACATTTAATATATTTGGGTTGCTTCAGACAGACGGTGACACACACAATATCTGCGTTGAGGAATTCAGTTTGGGCTTCAATATTCGTCAGCAGCTAAAAACACAactgaaaaaataatgaaattcaATAaggataacaatataaatactCCCAAAATAATATTAACACAAATGGGTTACATTATCTAGCAATTCTTTGGCAATTCAACTTCATGTTATCCATGAAATGggcatatacagtatatgtaaaAGGGCTAACATGGTGGGCCAGGCTTTTTTAAGTCTGTCCAGAAAGTCACCAGCTGTTCAGAAGAGCCGAGAATGTACGTGATGATCTTAGAGAAGGTACAGCGATTGTATTTACCGAGGTAAGCTCTAAATTGGTCTGGATGTGGGGGCTGAGTGGGACTGAGTCCTAACTTTTTCATACACATTCCAATGTAGGCATCTTCAATATTGAAGGGTTCAATGCTTTTGGAGACCTCCACAAACGTGCTTGTCAGATCAATGGAGAAGAGGTAGCCCATGCCAAGGGTGTAGGTTGGATAATGAGGGTCAGGGTACATCTCCATAGGAACATACCATTTAGAGGACTGATCGCGAATGACAGGCCTATCCCACATCAGCATTCCTGTCAGGTATAACTCCTTGGGGATGCCTGGTGACTTTAGCATGCTCACCAGATTCTCCACATTAAGGAACATATCTGAGTCAATCTTCATGGCATAGGACACCTTTGAGCACCGCGTGGCCAGCCAGTCCATAATCACCATGGTCTTTATAGTCAGATTGTTGTAACTGTCTGTGAAGTCGCTCTGGATCAGGTCGTGGTACTGAAGGTTCTCCATGCTGACGTGCTCCTGCTGCTTTGTGATGTTTCCTCTACTGGGGAGACCCAGGAGGAAGACAGTCTGGATCAGCTCCCCCTGAACAAGGGTCTCGGTGCCCCACGTTTTCCGAATAGCATCCCGAGCTTTCCTATTCCCGGGGGCCACCGGAACAACGAGAACCAGGAAAGGAGTGTTGGACCTACACACGTCGGTGTCATCCAGGATGAAATGGTAGTTCCTCGGAAAAgctaggtggtgctggaggAAGGCTCGATGTGGATGCTCCAGAGGAAGAGGGGCTCTATAAATCGGGTTTCTTTGTTTCAAAGACGTGTTGCTCTGCAGATAATCTGACAAATGGTCTTTGTATACAGACAGGTAGCTGATTGAAATCAGTATCACAGAAAGTAAGAGGAGCCCCTTGAATGTTGACCTTAAAATAGGTGGCCTTTGATGGGTGTGAATCTCCATCACTGCACTGCATATGGGAGAAAGACAATGTATTCAAGTTAGTGCCTGATGGACAGATATGTATAAGGCCTACAATTACCCTGTCTAGGTTTCACTTATTGATTGTTATAGTAAAACTTAAGCTAACAATATTTTTGATTGTTATAAAAGCACTACAGGAGACTGCATGATTACACACAATATGTTGAAGCCATTACACTGATATGTGTTTTACCtatgttatatttatcatatttattttatatgtgAGTAACTTATAATGAAATACTATTGATCATGTTGACGTgaaatgattatgatgatgatgatgcaatgATGATGTCAGGGGGTGGTAACTCTATATGTAGACGTCACCTGAGCACAGGTGTTTTTGGCTAGAGAGCGGAGGGGCACACGATTTTCAACCACATTACGAGATTAAGCGAGTTTTCTGTTTAAAGtgagtttaatttattttgctgTTACGGTTACGCAATAAAAGATCGCATTGTGACACTACGAAAGGATGAATGCGCGTTGATTTACTGACCGCTCCTACACAATATATTGATTATATCCGAATCGACAGCATGGAAAATGGACAACAGCATAGAGGAATGTATGAAAACAATGCGACCGAAGACGGGACAGGATAGGGATTCAAAGTCTTTTTCAAGTCATTCAGTCCTAATTGACGCAATTAAATGCGAGCGCCGGACATTACTCAGTTGTAGTTGTAAGGAGGTAAGGTAAGGTGGTAAGGTATACCCAGCGGGATGGGTCATTTTACAAAGCCACACGAAACCCATGATGACCTTTCAACGAGACAGGGTGGTTTATATGTCTACTCATAACATCCCGGTAAAATGAAGAAAACagcctttatatttattttttacataatcGACCTACTTGATTTTTATAATCCGTTTTCCATAGAAAATTATCTAAGTTGAAAGGTAACTGTTGCAGAAATGCTTGTATGAAATTCATAAACGCCAATGGCGTACACTAGTTAATTAAAATAACGGGTGACTTTGCATATGGGTGACAATATCCCAGTTTTTTTTATTGCGAGTGAAACGGTAGTAATATGTTCGCGTTACTTACCCTGCCAACTCCATCGCCCCCGGAGAGTCCTTCATCTCTCAGGTAAGTCTACAAATCGTCTCTATTGCACTCAACGCGCTTTCCCATTGCTGGCCCTACCTGCCACGGGAGGTGGACCTATATGTGACGTGTTAACCTGTCAAGGAGGGAGGCGGGGCGCAGGGCCGTACTAACGCTTCACTGTGTCAATCACGCCCAGGTGAAAAAGTAGTATACTATAGTGTATTACATGTATACTGTAGTGTACTACATACAATAGACtatgcattaatataagtaCTTAGAAAAAGTATTGCAAATGCTTAAAGTAGTAATTGAGTGTACTTTCAAGTTCTTTGTCGAACACTATGAAAATGCTTCTTTTTAAGTGTACTTCATATTCACTTCATTAGAAGTGGATATAAGTATACTTGCATGAAGTTCACTTTATTGTTAGTTCATTTTATGATGTATTGCAATGGAAAAGTATACGAAATTGCAAATACTTATGGTGGTAAGTTAGTGTACTAAAATAATTGAGCTAAAAGTGTATTGTAGTACACTTACATGATGAGTACTTTATTCCAAATAAGTTTTAAATTGTACTATAGCTTTCAAATGCATGTACTTAATCTCAACTATTTAGTAGTAGTTTTTTAGCATACGTATAATAAGTGTTCTTCATTTGCACCACTTGGGCTTCTCCTCAGGAGAACAAGAGGACATGCGTCTCCTCCTCAAGAGGACATGTTGGAGACACCAGCGTCTCCACCTCAAGAGGACACGATGGAGACAACAGTGAGCACCGCGTGGCCAGCCAGTCCATAGTCACCATGGTCTTTATAGTCAGATTGTTGTAGCTGTCTGTGAAGTCGCTCTGGATCAGGTCGTGGTACTGAAGGTTCTCCATGCTGACGTGCTCCTGCTGCTCTGTGATGTTTCCTCCACTGGGGAGACCCAGGAGGAAGACAGTCTGGATCAGCTCCCCCTGAACAAGGGTCTCGGTGCCCCACGTTTTCCGAATAGCATCCCGAGCTAGCTGTTCCCGGGGGCCACGGAAACCACCAGAACCAGGAAAGGAGTGTTGGACCTACACACGTCTGTGTCATCCAGGATGAAATGGTAGTTCCTTGGAAAAGCTAGGTGGTTCTTGGATCCACCGAATAAAGGGATGGCTTATGAATCTGGTTGGAGCCATCTAAATATCTGCTGTACATCAGATCTTTCGATAATATCTCTGGCAATTTGATGTTGTTTCCAGTAAGCAGGTAGATGAGTGAAGTCTTTATCAGACAGAGTAGGAGGAGCGTCTTGAATGTTCTCTTCAAATTAGGCCTCCTATGATTGGTTTGCATCTCAAACACATAAATGCGTCTGGAAAGATAAAATATGAGTTCAATGCCTGATAGATAATAACATGTATAACTATTAATCTGTCTAGGTAACACTTAGG contains these protein-coding regions:
- the LOC132454599 gene encoding beta-1,3-galactosyltransferase 2-like, with the protein product MKDSPGAMELAGAVMEIHTHQRPPILRSTFKGLLLLSVILISISYLSVYKDHLSDYLQSNTSLKQRNPIYRAPLPLEHPHRAFLQHHLAFPRNYHFILDDTDVCRSNTPFLVLVVPVAPGNRKARDAIRKTWGTETLVQGELIQTVFLLGLPSRGNITKQQEHVSMENLQYHDLIQSDFTDSYNNLTIKTMVIMDWLATRCSKVSYAMKIDSDMFLNVENLVSMLKSPGIPKELYLTGMLMWDRPVIRDQSSKWYVPMEMYPDPHYPTYTLGMGYLFSIDLTSTFVEVSKSIEPFNIEDAYIGMCMKKLGLSPTQPPHPDQFRAYLGKYNRCTFSKIITYILGSSEQLVTFWTDLKKPGPPC